Proteins co-encoded in one Kutzneria chonburiensis genomic window:
- a CDS encoding RNA polymerase sigma factor, translating into MNQPSGVRPDPGLTLLELYEQALPQVYGYLLGRCGQRPVAEDLTTEVFLAAMDSCRRGNVSEVSTSWLIGVARHKLVDHWRRAERERRGLRVLGGYAVSRDDPWDERLDALLAREVLAELSAQHRSVLTLRYLDGLPVPEVARCLDRTVHATEALLVRARGAFRARYQRREEGTR; encoded by the coding sequence ATGAACCAACCGTCCGGGGTGCGGCCGGACCCGGGGCTCACCCTGCTCGAGCTGTACGAACAGGCGCTGCCCCAGGTATACGGCTACCTGCTGGGCCGGTGCGGGCAGCGGCCGGTCGCCGAGGACCTGACCACCGAGGTGTTCCTGGCGGCCATGGACTCCTGCCGGCGCGGCAACGTCTCCGAGGTCAGCACTAGTTGGCTGATCGGAGTCGCCCGGCACAAGCTCGTCGACCACTGGCGGCGGGCCGAACGCGAGCGGCGGGGACTGCGGGTCCTCGGCGGCTACGCCGTTTCCCGTGACGATCCGTGGGATGAGCGGCTGGATGCCTTGCTGGCGCGGGAGGTTCTCGCCGAGCTGTCCGCGCAGCACCGGTCCGTGCTCACCCTTCGCTACCTCGACGGGCTGCCCGTGCCCGAGGTGGCCCGGTGCCTCGACCGGACCGTGCACGCCACCGAGGCGCTGCTCGTCCGGGCCCGTGGCGCCTTTCGTGCCCGATACCAGCGCCGAGAGGAGGGCACCCGATGA
- a CDS encoding VOC family protein: MSDPFEDLLEPVVPADPDPRFAARLRALLEAAFLTGGTMPATAVQGDVVYASVWSPDAARAGAFYSSVLGWRIDADGRRVQGLSQHLGLWSAASYRTTFLSHAVSDIEAAAERVRAAGGTASPAVEEPYGLSAECVDNQGLRFALHQSGPVARPASSADGEIVYLTMFCADSAAARDFYGSVFGWSFTPGSVADGWQVQGPHPMFGLQGGHPESAVLPMYAVSDVAAAVARVRAAGGTATDPVQMPYGITSDCVDDQGLRFYLGQL; the protein is encoded by the coding sequence ATGAGCGATCCGTTCGAGGACCTGCTCGAGCCCGTCGTGCCGGCCGATCCCGACCCGCGCTTCGCCGCTCGGCTTCGTGCCCTGCTCGAGGCCGCTTTCCTGACTGGAGGAACCATGCCTGCCACTGCCGTTCAGGGTGACGTCGTCTACGCGTCCGTGTGGTCGCCCGACGCCGCCCGTGCCGGTGCCTTCTACTCGTCCGTGCTCGGCTGGCGGATCGACGCCGACGGGCGTCGTGTGCAGGGCCTGTCCCAGCACCTCGGCCTGTGGTCCGCCGCTTCGTACCGGACGACGTTCCTCAGCCACGCCGTCTCCGACATCGAGGCCGCTGCCGAACGCGTCCGGGCCGCCGGCGGCACCGCTTCGCCCGCTGTCGAGGAGCCCTACGGCCTGTCCGCCGAATGCGTCGACAACCAGGGCTTGCGCTTCGCGCTGCACCAGTCCGGTCCCGTCGCCCGGCCCGCTTCGTCGGCCGACGGCGAGATCGTCTACCTGACCATGTTCTGCGCCGACTCCGCCGCCGCCCGGGACTTCTACGGCTCCGTCTTCGGCTGGTCGTTCACCCCCGGCTCCGTTGCCGACGGCTGGCAGGTCCAGGGCCCGCACCCCATGTTCGGCCTCCAGGGCGGGCACCCCGAGTCCGCCGTCCTGCCCATGTACGCCGTCTCCGACGTGGCCGCCGCCGTCGCCCGGGTCCGTGCTGCCGGCGGCACCGCCACCGACCCCGTGCAGATGCCGTACGGCATCACCTCGGACTGCGTCGACGACCAGGGCCTGCGCTTCTACCTGGGCCAACTCTGA
- a CDS encoding THUMP-like domain-containing protein: protein MGYEFSAADVAFLTSAAGRSALAEVGALPLTAASRLADVAAARRIVPEFAAAVLETAVLRRKAVAKLSSSDEWLFTDAALQQATPSPVAEHRARRLRGRDVHDVTCSIGADLTVVARVANRCVGSDVDMIRLKMARHNASVAGVDPLLVRADALRPSTRDTVVVADPARRDTAGQRKWRAGDLVPPLDDLVDAYRGRELAVKCSPGMDFDAAPWADEVELVSLDGQVREACLWTGSLATVSRRATVLRTNGPEWTITSDDGDDCPVTPVGRWIVDPDGAVVRAGLVRHYAARHGLAQLDPHIAYLTGDTPPPGIRAFEVLEHGHYSEKALRATLRRHRIGRLEILVRGLNVDPNTLRPRLKLSGDAEGTVVLTRIGHTPTAVLCRAHATT, encoded by the coding sequence GTGGGGTATGAGTTCTCCGCCGCCGACGTCGCCTTCCTGACGTCGGCGGCGGGCCGGTCCGCGCTGGCCGAGGTCGGCGCGCTGCCGCTGACCGCGGCCTCGCGGCTGGCCGATGTGGCCGCCGCCCGCCGGATCGTGCCGGAGTTCGCCGCGGCCGTGCTGGAAACGGCTGTGCTGCGCCGAAAGGCCGTGGCCAAGCTGTCCTCTTCGGACGAATGGCTGTTCACCGATGCCGCCCTCCAGCAGGCCACCCCGTCGCCGGTCGCCGAGCATCGGGCTCGTCGGCTTCGCGGTCGTGACGTGCACGATGTGACGTGCTCGATCGGCGCCGACCTGACCGTGGTCGCCCGTGTCGCGAATCGTTGCGTCGGGTCCGATGTGGACATGATCCGGCTGAAGATGGCCCGCCACAACGCATCCGTGGCCGGCGTCGATCCGTTGCTGGTTCGAGCCGACGCCTTGAGACCGTCCACGAGGGACACCGTCGTCGTCGCGGATCCGGCGCGCCGGGACACCGCCGGGCAGCGCAAGTGGCGTGCCGGCGATCTCGTGCCGCCGCTGGACGACCTCGTCGACGCCTATCGCGGCCGGGAGCTGGCAGTGAAGTGCTCGCCCGGCATGGACTTCGACGCGGCGCCCTGGGCTGACGAGGTCGAGCTCGTCTCGTTGGACGGCCAGGTGCGGGAGGCCTGTCTGTGGACCGGGTCATTGGCCACAGTGTCCAGGCGGGCAACGGTTCTGCGCACGAACGGTCCCGAGTGGACGATCACTTCCGACGACGGCGACGACTGCCCGGTCACCCCCGTCGGCCGCTGGATCGTCGATCCCGACGGCGCCGTGGTGCGGGCCGGCCTCGTCCGCCACTACGCGGCCCGGCACGGTCTGGCCCAGCTGGACCCCCATATCGCCTACCTGACCGGCGACACGCCGCCGCCCGGCATCAGGGCGTTCGAGGTGCTGGAACACGGCCACTACAGCGAGAAGGCGTTGCGGGCGACGCTGCGACGCCACCGGATCGGGCGACTGGAGATCCTGGTTAGAGGCCTTAACGTGGATCCCAACACCCTGCGACCTCGGCTCAAGCTTTCCGGTGACGCCGAGGGCACCGTCGTGCTCACGAGGATCGGTCACACCCCAACCGCCGTGCTCTGTCGGGCTCACGCAACCACCTGA
- a CDS encoding ABC transporter ATP-binding protein, translating to MEKVSVRRGRTTLVRGIDWRVELDERWVVLGPNGAGKTTLLRLAGAEMHPTTGSVHVLGEKLGRTDVFELRPRIGVCSSALAGRVPPEEKVLDVVVSAGYGVIGRWREQYDTVDTGRAEELLAALGIKHLAERMFGTLSEGERKRTLISRALMTDPEMLLLDEPAAGLDLGGREDLVARLSEFAYDPDAPAMVLVTHHVEEIPPGFTHGLLLREGGVVAQGLIDDVITAENLSATFGQDLELDRAGNRFFARRRTTA from the coding sequence ATGGAGAAGGTCAGCGTGCGGCGCGGCAGGACCACCCTGGTGCGCGGCATCGACTGGCGGGTCGAGCTGGACGAGCGGTGGGTGGTGCTCGGCCCGAACGGGGCCGGCAAGACCACGCTGCTGCGGCTGGCCGGGGCCGAGATGCACCCGACGACGGGGTCGGTGCACGTGCTCGGCGAGAAGCTGGGCCGCACCGACGTGTTCGAGCTGCGCCCCAGAATCGGCGTGTGCTCGTCGGCGCTGGCCGGCCGGGTGCCGCCGGAGGAGAAGGTGCTGGACGTGGTCGTCAGCGCCGGCTACGGCGTCATCGGCCGCTGGCGCGAGCAGTACGACACCGTGGACACCGGGCGGGCCGAGGAGCTGCTGGCCGCGCTGGGCATCAAGCACCTGGCCGAGCGCATGTTCGGCACGCTGTCGGAGGGCGAGCGCAAGCGCACGCTGATCTCGCGGGCGCTGATGACCGACCCGGAGATGCTGCTGCTGGACGAGCCGGCCGCGGGCCTGGACCTGGGCGGCCGGGAGGACCTGGTGGCCCGGCTGTCCGAGTTCGCCTACGACCCGGACGCGCCGGCCATGGTCCTGGTCACGCACCACGTCGAGGAGATCCCGCCGGGCTTCACCCACGGGCTGCTGCTGCGCGAGGGCGGCGTGGTCGCGCAGGGCCTGATCGACGACGTGATCACGGCCGAGAACCTGTCCGCGACCTTCGGCCAGGACCTGGAGCTGGACCGGGCCGGCAACCGCTTCTTCGCCCGCCGCCGGACCACTGCCTGA
- a CDS encoding styrene monooxygenase/indole monooxygenase family protein, which produces MIVGAGQSGLLLALGLQKHGYDVTVVADRHAEAVRTGPMLSCQLVFGPALALERELGVDFWTDEVPLVTDVSFTAAATPDAKEPAIAWTAGLTAPAAGVDQRLRMAAWLEEFDRRGGEIRYQRATVGDIDEFAREFDLVVVAAGRGEQFERLFPRNDEQSPYLEPQRFLSPIYVRLPDGESLTSALRFGMGPVGEISLIPGLTSAGPVMGVGMFAVPGGPMDVWADIHDTDQHFELARTLIRKHFPWRAEIIEHAEPAGPLMSLRGRLTPIVRHAVGTLPSGAPVLALGDTAVTNDPLGGQGGNMAAHAARSYRDAIVAQGDRAFDEQFMRSAFARYWAVAEFATRFSNDLLAPPAEHVGLILKTAEAVPEVGRRFAGVFENPTDYTEWLTDKDAALKYLHRVR; this is translated from the coding sequence ATGATCGTGGGGGCGGGGCAGTCGGGCCTGTTACTGGCCCTGGGCCTACAGAAGCACGGATACGACGTGACGGTCGTGGCGGACCGGCACGCGGAGGCGGTGCGGACCGGGCCGATGCTGTCGTGCCAGCTGGTCTTCGGGCCGGCGCTGGCGCTGGAACGAGAGCTCGGCGTGGACTTCTGGACGGACGAGGTGCCGTTGGTGACGGATGTCTCGTTCACGGCGGCGGCCACGCCCGACGCGAAGGAGCCGGCGATTGCCTGGACGGCGGGGCTGACCGCGCCGGCGGCCGGGGTGGACCAGCGGCTGCGCATGGCGGCATGGCTGGAGGAATTCGACCGTCGCGGCGGCGAGATCCGCTACCAGCGGGCGACCGTGGGAGACATCGACGAATTCGCCCGGGAATTCGATCTGGTCGTGGTCGCGGCGGGTCGCGGCGAGCAGTTCGAGCGGCTGTTCCCACGGAATGACGAGCAGTCGCCCTACCTCGAGCCGCAGCGCTTCCTCTCGCCGATCTACGTGCGCCTGCCCGACGGCGAAAGCCTGACCTCGGCCCTGCGGTTCGGCATGGGTCCGGTCGGCGAGATCAGCCTGATCCCCGGCCTGACCTCGGCGGGACCGGTGATGGGCGTCGGCATGTTCGCCGTGCCGGGCGGGCCGATGGACGTCTGGGCGGACATCCACGACACGGACCAGCATTTCGAGCTGGCCCGCACCCTGATTCGGAAGCATTTCCCGTGGCGGGCGGAGATCATCGAGCACGCCGAACCGGCCGGCCCGTTGATGAGCCTGCGGGGCCGCCTGACGCCGATCGTCCGGCACGCGGTCGGCACGCTGCCGTCCGGCGCCCCGGTGCTCGCTCTCGGCGACACCGCCGTGACCAATGACCCGCTCGGCGGCCAGGGCGGAAACATGGCCGCCCACGCCGCCCGCTCCTACCGGGACGCCATTGTCGCCCAAGGCGATCGGGCGTTCGACGAGCAGTTCATGCGGTCCGCCTTCGCCCGCTACTGGGCCGTGGCCGAGTTCGCCACCCGATTCAGCAACGACCTGCTGGCGCCGCCGGCCGAGCACGTCGGCCTGATCCTCAAGACCGCCGAGGCGGTTCCCGAAGTCGGCCGCCGATTCGCCGGGGTCTTCGAGAACCCCACGGACTACACCGAGTGGCTCACCGACAAGGACGCCGCCCTGAAGTACCTGCACCGCGTCCGTTAA
- a CDS encoding cysteine dioxygenase has product MTLAIDLDVHPAIDLPLLRDLIQPERPLWTPAQLRELTSTIATELTTPLLEVLRFEPEQRWWARLALTGGVEVWLLSWLPGQGTEPHDHGGAAGSFTVLKGLLTEDYRYPGGPIRSMRRNLGEAVGFSGGRAHQVRNLGTAPSASVHAYSPPLLPTREYASLEDVK; this is encoded by the coding sequence GTGACCCTCGCCATCGATCTCGACGTCCACCCGGCAATCGACCTGCCGCTGCTGCGCGACCTGATCCAGCCGGAGCGCCCACTGTGGACGCCGGCGCAGCTGCGCGAGCTGACCAGCACGATCGCCACGGAACTGACGACGCCGCTGCTGGAGGTGCTGCGGTTCGAGCCGGAGCAACGCTGGTGGGCCCGCCTGGCGCTGACGGGCGGGGTGGAGGTGTGGCTGCTCTCCTGGCTACCGGGCCAAGGCACGGAGCCGCACGACCACGGCGGCGCGGCGGGGTCGTTCACGGTGCTCAAGGGACTGCTCACGGAGGACTACCGCTACCCGGGCGGCCCGATCCGCAGCATGCGGCGCAACCTGGGCGAGGCGGTGGGCTTCAGCGGCGGCCGCGCCCACCAGGTGCGTAACCTCGGAACCGCGCCGTCGGCGAGTGTGCACGCCTACTCGCCGCCGCTGCTGCCGACCCGCGAGTACGCCAGCCTGGAGGACGTGAAGTGA
- a CDS encoding nucleoside hydrolase has product MTPLIIDTDPGIDDAFAIALAAGSPEVDLLAVTTVFGNVALSHTTRNALRLLELCGRSDVPVAAGAERPLVHPVPHRASEVHGGDGLSGAADTLPPATHEVGGRHAVTLMADLLRQAVEPVTIAPIGPMTNVALLLALHPELKPKIGRIVAMGGGVRGGNTTAAAEFNVWSDPEAAHRVLSEEDVPTVLVPLDLTHRCAVDAAWLARLAAGGRIAQGLHALTPSYVATYRRMLGEDGMVLHDAVALAEAISPGILRTTACAVEVDCSHGPGRGATIVDLRHHLPTTRRRVDVALDADTTAIGEFVLSRILG; this is encoded by the coding sequence CCATCGCGCTGGCGGCCGGCAGCCCCGAGGTCGACCTGCTCGCGGTGACCACGGTCTTCGGCAACGTGGCGCTGTCCCACACCACCCGCAACGCCTTGCGCCTGCTGGAGCTCTGCGGCCGGTCCGACGTGCCCGTGGCCGCCGGGGCCGAGCGTCCGCTCGTGCACCCCGTGCCCCACCGCGCCAGCGAGGTGCACGGCGGCGACGGCCTCTCCGGCGCCGCCGACACCCTGCCGCCCGCCACGCACGAGGTCGGCGGCCGGCACGCCGTCACGCTCATGGCCGACCTGCTGCGCCAGGCCGTCGAGCCCGTCACCATCGCCCCGATCGGCCCGATGACCAACGTGGCGCTGCTCCTCGCCCTGCACCCCGAGCTCAAGCCGAAGATCGGTCGCATCGTCGCCATGGGCGGCGGCGTGCGGGGCGGCAACACCACCGCCGCCGCCGAATTCAACGTCTGGAGCGATCCAGAAGCGGCCCACCGGGTGCTCTCCGAGGAGGACGTCCCCACCGTCCTCGTTCCCCTCGACCTCACCCACCGCTGCGCCGTCGACGCCGCTTGGCTCGCTCGCCTCGCCGCCGGCGGCCGCATCGCCCAGGGCCTGCACGCCCTCACGCCTTCGTACGTCGCCACCTACCGCCGCATGCTCGGCGAGGACGGCATGGTCCTGCACGACGCCGTCGCCCTCGCCGAGGCCATCTCGCCCGGCATCCTCCGCACCACCGCTTGTGCCGTCGAGGTCGACTGCTCCCACGGCCCCGGCCGCGGCGCCACGATCGTCGACCTTCGACACCACCTGCCGACCACCCGCCGCCGCGTCGACGTCGCCCTCGACGCCGACACCACCGCCATCGGCGAATTCGTCCTCAGCCGCATCCTGGGCTGA
- the glgX gene encoding glycogen debranching protein GlgX: protein MMLAGRPFPLGSHPEGGGVRFAVASSTAEAVEVCLLDNVNGRGVSERRVELTERTFGVWHGVVHGVLPGQQYGYRVHGPYDPARGLRHNPAKLLVDPYAKRITGQLTSLEATLGYVDNAMTGPASTVDSLGSVPLSVVTSPGGPATGVKPDVPFEESVFYELHVRGYTRRHPDVPEQLRGTYLGLAHPAVVEHLVRLGVTAVELMPVHTFVDEPSLITAGRHNYWGYSPLGFFAPYAGYASEPGREVEEFRTMVASLHAAGIEVIVDVVFNHTCESGFEGPTLSFRGLDAPAYYAHGDAGRGLDITGCGNTLDAGSPTVVRLVTDSLRYWAGELGVDGFRFDLASVLGRPGAGQFDPNAALLTAIACDPLLASCKLIAEPWDATGDGYRVGAFGVQWAEWNGRYRDTVRDFWRGAVGVRDLAYRLTGSSDLYADDGRRPWSSINFITAHDGFTLRDMVSYNDKHNEANGEDNRDGTNDNRSWNCGAEGETAEPDVLELRARQARNLVATLLLSMGTPMMTAGDEMWRTQDGNNNAYNQDNEMSWVDWSLDAPAAELLAFVQRVVALRAASPALRQPQFFDGRITPSGEPDLVWLRPDGTEMAETDWFDDDRRTLGVWIDGANCLSRTKSGELVSDHSWLIVLHAGADPCEFTLPRAEFGPAFEPVLDSATPDGTPTDETALASGAQLQLPGRTTLLLRVPRNSK, encoded by the coding sequence ATGATGTTGGCCGGACGTCCCTTCCCCCTCGGGTCGCACCCCGAGGGCGGCGGGGTGCGTTTCGCCGTGGCCTCCTCCACGGCCGAGGCCGTGGAGGTCTGCTTACTGGACAACGTCAACGGCCGTGGGGTGTCGGAACGGCGCGTCGAGCTGACCGAACGCACCTTCGGGGTGTGGCACGGCGTAGTGCACGGAGTGCTGCCCGGGCAGCAGTACGGATACCGCGTGCACGGGCCGTACGACCCGGCACGTGGTCTTCGCCACAATCCGGCGAAGCTGCTCGTCGACCCGTACGCGAAACGCATCACCGGGCAGCTGACCAGCCTTGAGGCGACGCTCGGCTACGTGGACAACGCCATGACCGGGCCGGCCTCCACCGTGGACTCGCTCGGCAGCGTGCCGCTGTCCGTGGTGACCTCGCCCGGCGGGCCGGCGACCGGCGTGAAGCCGGATGTGCCGTTCGAGGAGTCCGTCTTCTACGAGTTGCACGTGCGCGGCTACACCAGGCGGCATCCGGACGTGCCGGAGCAGCTGCGGGGGACCTATCTGGGGCTGGCCCATCCGGCCGTCGTCGAGCATCTCGTGCGGCTCGGGGTGACCGCCGTCGAGCTGATGCCGGTGCACACCTTTGTGGACGAACCGTCGTTGATCACGGCCGGTCGCCACAACTACTGGGGGTATTCGCCGCTGGGCTTCTTCGCCCCGTACGCCGGGTACGCCAGCGAGCCCGGCCGTGAGGTCGAGGAGTTCCGGACCATGGTGGCGTCGCTGCACGCCGCCGGTATCGAGGTCATCGTCGACGTGGTGTTCAACCACACCTGCGAGTCCGGTTTCGAGGGCCCGACGCTGTCGTTCCGCGGTTTGGACGCCCCGGCCTACTACGCGCACGGCGACGCCGGGCGTGGGCTCGACATCACCGGCTGCGGCAATACTCTCGACGCCGGTTCGCCGACCGTGGTGCGGCTCGTGACCGATTCGCTCCGGTACTGGGCCGGGGAGCTGGGCGTCGACGGCTTCCGCTTCGACCTCGCCTCCGTGCTCGGACGGCCCGGGGCCGGTCAGTTCGATCCCAACGCCGCACTGCTCACCGCCATCGCCTGCGACCCGCTGTTGGCCAGCTGCAAGCTCATCGCCGAGCCGTGGGACGCCACCGGCGACGGCTATCGCGTCGGCGCTTTCGGCGTGCAGTGGGCCGAGTGGAACGGCCGCTACCGCGACACCGTCCGTGACTTCTGGCGCGGCGCCGTCGGCGTTCGCGATCTGGCCTATCGGCTCACCGGTTCCAGCGATCTGTACGCCGACGACGGGCGGCGGCCGTGGTCGTCGATCAACTTCATCACCGCGCACGACGGCTTCACCTTGCGGGACATGGTCTCGTACAACGACAAGCACAACGAGGCCAACGGCGAGGACAACCGCGACGGCACCAACGACAACCGGTCGTGGAACTGCGGGGCCGAGGGCGAGACCGCCGAGCCCGACGTGCTTGAGCTGCGGGCCCGGCAGGCCCGCAACCTCGTCGCCACGCTGCTGTTGTCCATGGGCACGCCCATGATGACCGCCGGCGACGAGATGTGGCGGACGCAGGACGGCAACAACAACGCGTACAACCAGGACAACGAGATGTCCTGGGTGGACTGGTCCCTCGACGCCCCCGCCGCCGAGCTGCTCGCCTTCGTGCAGCGCGTGGTGGCCCTTCGTGCCGCGTCCCCCGCCTTGCGCCAGCCCCAGTTCTTCGACGGCCGCATCACGCCTTCCGGCGAGCCCGACCTCGTCTGGCTCCGTCCCGACGGCACGGAGATGGCCGAGACCGACTGGTTCGACGACGACCGCCGCACCCTCGGCGTGTGGATCGACGGCGCCAACTGCCTGTCCCGCACCAAATCCGGCGAGCTCGTCTCCGACCATTCGTGGCTCATCGTGCTGCACGCCGGCGCCGACCCGTGCGAATTCACCCTCCCCCGCGCCGAATTCGGCCCCGCCTTCGAGCCCGTCCTCGACAGCGCCACCCCCGACGGCACCCCCACCGACGAGACCGCGCTGGCCTCCGGCGCCCAGCTCCAGCTACCCGGCCGTACCACCCTGCTGCTCCGCGTTCCCCGCAACAGCAAGTAA
- a CDS encoding class I SAM-dependent methyltransferase — MASDVQDPAPNPHATEEQVQAAWDDPKLANVLYHDWEAGTYDEKWSISYDERCIEYATGRFRAVAGDRGWPYGRALELGSGTGFFLLNLMQGGVAKQGSVTDLSPGMVQVALRNAENLGLDVDGRVADAERIPYDDNTFDLVVGHAVLHHIPDVQAALAEVLRVLKPGGRFVFAGEPTKIGDFYARKLGQLTWWLTTNLTRLEPLNSWRRPQEELDESSRAAALEAVVDIHTFDPADLERTARAAGARNVKAVTEELSAALFGWPVRTFEAAVPREKLGWGWAMFAYKGWQRLSWLDENVLSKVMPRELFYNVLVTGTKPGGV, encoded by the coding sequence GTGGCAAGTGACGTGCAGGACCCTGCCCCCAACCCGCACGCCACCGAGGAGCAGGTGCAGGCCGCCTGGGACGACCCCAAGCTGGCCAACGTCCTCTACCACGACTGGGAGGCGGGCACCTACGACGAGAAGTGGTCCATCTCCTACGACGAGCGCTGCATCGAGTACGCCACCGGCCGGTTCCGGGCCGTGGCGGGCGACCGCGGCTGGCCCTACGGCCGGGCGCTGGAGCTGGGCAGCGGCACCGGGTTCTTCCTGCTCAACCTGATGCAGGGCGGGGTGGCCAAGCAGGGCTCGGTGACCGACCTGTCGCCGGGCATGGTGCAGGTGGCCCTGCGCAACGCCGAGAACCTGGGCCTCGACGTGGACGGCCGGGTGGCCGACGCCGAGCGCATCCCGTACGACGACAACACGTTCGACCTGGTCGTGGGGCACGCGGTGCTGCACCACATCCCGGACGTGCAGGCCGCGCTGGCCGAGGTGCTGCGGGTGCTCAAGCCGGGCGGGCGGTTCGTGTTCGCCGGCGAGCCGACCAAGATCGGCGACTTCTACGCCCGCAAGCTGGGCCAGCTCACCTGGTGGCTGACCACCAACCTGACCAGGTTGGAGCCGCTGAACTCGTGGCGGCGGCCGCAGGAGGAGCTGGACGAGTCCTCGCGCGCGGCGGCGCTGGAGGCCGTCGTCGACATCCACACCTTCGACCCGGCCGACCTGGAGCGCACGGCGCGAGCGGCCGGCGCGCGTAACGTCAAAGCCGTTACCGAGGAGCTGTCGGCGGCGCTGTTCGGCTGGCCGGTGCGTACGTTCGAGGCGGCGGTCCCGCGCGAGAAGCTGGGCTGGGGCTGGGCGATGTTCGCCTACAAGGGCTGGCAGCGGCTGTCCTGGCTGGACGAGAACGTGCTGTCCAAGGTGATGCCGCGGGAGCTGTTCTACAACGTGCTGGTGACCGGGACCAAGCCGGGTGGGGTATGA
- a CDS encoding enoyl-CoA hydratase/isomerase family protein — MAEFVRLEVDGGIGVIRLERPPMNALNMQVQEEIRAASAEASRRDDVRAVIVYGGQKVFAAGADIKEMATLSYAEMATRAQQLSSAVGAVAEIPKPTVAAITGYALGGGFELALCCDRRIAGDNAKVGQPEMLLGIIPGMGGTQRLARLVGPSKAKDLIYTGRFVAADEALAIGMVDEVVAPDDVFEAAKRWASQFVEGPALALAAAKAAIDGGLDGDLASGLKLESHLFAALFATEDQRAGMQSFIENGPGKAKFSGK, encoded by the coding sequence ATGGCTGAGTTCGTCCGGCTAGAGGTGGACGGCGGGATCGGTGTCATCCGCCTGGAGCGGCCGCCGATGAACGCGCTGAACATGCAGGTCCAGGAGGAGATCCGGGCCGCGTCGGCGGAGGCGTCCCGGCGCGACGACGTGCGTGCGGTGATCGTCTACGGCGGGCAGAAGGTGTTCGCGGCCGGCGCGGACATCAAGGAGATGGCCACGCTGTCCTACGCCGAGATGGCGACCCGGGCCCAGCAGCTGTCCTCGGCGGTCGGCGCGGTGGCCGAGATCCCCAAGCCGACGGTGGCCGCGATCACCGGCTACGCCCTCGGCGGCGGCTTCGAGCTGGCCCTGTGCTGCGACCGGCGGATCGCCGGCGACAACGCCAAGGTGGGCCAGCCGGAGATGCTGCTCGGCATCATCCCGGGCATGGGCGGCACGCAGCGGCTGGCCCGCCTGGTCGGCCCGAGCAAGGCCAAGGACCTGATCTACACCGGCCGGTTCGTGGCGGCCGACGAGGCGCTGGCCATCGGCATGGTCGACGAGGTCGTCGCCCCGGACGACGTGTTCGAGGCGGCCAAGCGCTGGGCCTCGCAGTTCGTCGAGGGCCCGGCCCTGGCCCTGGCGGCGGCCAAGGCGGCCATCGACGGCGGTCTTGACGGCGACCTGGCCAGCGGCCTCAAGCTGGAGAGCCACCTGTTCGCGGCCCTGTTCGCGACCGAGGACCAGCGCGCCGGCATGCAGTCGTTCATCGAGAACGGTCCGGGAAAGGCGAAGTTCAGTGGCAAGTGA
- a CDS encoding DUF4232 domain-containing protein produces MTRSLGIAAVAGVMAVGLLTAACGSPRSTNASSDTSTTSSSPTATSTTAASSPSDGVNSASGAKGDGSGGATEANGQCLTANLKVTAGSGNAGAGHSFIPIVFTNTGKAACTIAAYPGVSFVTGDDGRQVGDPATRVSASMPAITLQPGQAASAALSITNPGVYDPGQCKPIAVRGLRVYPPNNTAAAFVPLSGDVQGCSAHVPNQEPLKIKPVVAGTNAQ; encoded by the coding sequence ATGACCAGGTCACTCGGTATCGCGGCGGTCGCTGGCGTCATGGCGGTGGGCTTGCTCACCGCGGCCTGCGGCAGCCCGAGATCGACCAACGCCTCGTCCGACACCTCGACCACGTCCTCCTCGCCCACGGCGACCAGCACCACGGCCGCTTCTTCGCCGTCGGACGGCGTCAACTCGGCTTCTGGCGCCAAGGGGGACGGCTCCGGTGGCGCGACCGAGGCCAACGGCCAGTGCCTGACCGCCAACCTCAAGGTCACCGCGGGCAGCGGCAACGCGGGCGCCGGCCACTCGTTCATCCCGATCGTGTTCACCAACACCGGCAAGGCCGCGTGCACCATCGCCGCCTACCCCGGAGTGTCCTTTGTGACCGGTGACGACGGCCGCCAGGTCGGCGACCCGGCCACCCGGGTTTCGGCGAGCATGCCCGCCATCACGCTCCAGCCCGGCCAGGCCGCTTCGGCCGCGCTGAGCATCACCAACCCCGGCGTCTACGACCCCGGGCAGTGCAAGCCGATCGCCGTGCGCGGCCTGCGCGTCTACCCGCCTAACAACACCGCCGCCGCGTTCGTCCCGCTGTCCGGCGACGTCCAGGGCTGCTCCGCCCACGTGCCCAACCAGGAGCCCCTGAAAATCAAGCCCGTCGTCGCCGGCACCAACGCCCAGTAG